ACCTCCTCCACCAGGATGCCTTCGGACCAGCCGTCGGTGATGATGTGGTGCAGGTTCAGCAGCAGCACATGGGTGTTCGCGGCCAGCCGGTACAGGACCGTGTGCAGCAGCGGCGCACGGGTGAGCTCGAAGGGCCGTGCCGCGGCATCGAGGAGCGCCTGCTGGAGCGTCGCCTCCTGCTCCGCGCCACCGAGCGCGGACAGGTCCACCTGCTCGAGCGGCACGTGGAGCGTGGGCTCGATGTGCTGGTAGGGCTGCCCGTCCCGGACGAGGAAGTGGGTGCGCAGCGCCTCATGGCGCTGGACCACCGCGTCGAGGCTCTGCTCGAGCCGCGCGCCGTCCAGCGGGCCGGAGATCCGGACCGCCACCGGCATGTTGTAGGAGGCACTGCCGGGCTCGAGCTGATCCAGGAACCACAGCCGCTGCTGCGAGAACGACAGGGGCAGCACCTGGTCCCGGGCGGCGGGCTTCAGCGGCGGCGGCACCGGCAGCGCCACCGCGCGGCGGGCGATCTCCACCCGCTCGGCCAGGGCGGCCACCGTGGGCGCCTCGAAGAGCGCGCGGATGGGCAGTTCCACCTGGAACATCCGCCGCACGCGGGAGACGATCTGGGTCGCCAGCAGCGAGTGCCCACCCAGCTCGAAGAAGTTGTCGAAGGCCCCGACCCTCTCGGTGTGCAGCACCTGGGCGAAGATGCCCGCGAGCAGCTCCTCGGCCTGGGTGCGCGGCGCCACGAACTCCTCGGAAGTGGCCTGGTCGGCGACCGTCGGTGCCGGGAGGCGGCGACGATCCACCTTGCCGTTCGAGTTGAGCGGCAGCGCCTCCATGAGGACGAAGGCGGAGGGCACCATGTACTCGGGCAGCCGCGCCTTGATGTGCTCCTTGAGCTGGGCGGGCTGCGGCGACGCGCCGGCCTCGGGCACCACGTAGGCCACCAGCCGGGGCGTACCGCCCGACTCGCCGCGGACCACCACCACCCCATTGTTCACGCCCGGGGCATCGAGCAGCGCCGCCTCGATCTCTCCGAGCTCGATGCGGTAGCCGCGGATCTTCACCTGGTGATCCCTGCGCCCCAGGAACTCGATCTGCCCGTCCGCGTGGTAGCGGCCGATGTCGCCGGTCCGATACAGGCGGGTCGGCTCCGGCACGAACGGATCGGTGATGTAGGCCTTCGCCGTGCGCTCCGGATCGTTCAGGTAGCCGCGGCCCACCGAGATGCCGGCGAGGCAGATCTCACCCGGGACGCCGATGGGCACCGGGTTGAGCTGCGCGTCGACGATGTACAGCCGGATGTTGATGAGCCGGCGCCCGAGCGGCATGTACGGCATGTCCGTCTTCGGCGCCTGGAGGATGTGGAAGTGGTTCGTGTCGTCCGAGCACTCCGTCGCCCCGTAGGTGTTGATCATCGGGATGTGCGGATAGAGCTGGAACCAGCGCTGGCAGAGCTCGGGCGGCAGGGCCTCGGCGTTGGAGATGAGCCAACGCAGGGACTGGAAGCGGGGGCGCTCGGCTGGCGGGAGCGCCTCCAGCACCTCGAGCATCGCGCGCAGCATCGAGGGCACGGTCTCGAAGATGGAGACGCCGTTGGAATCCACCGCGCGCAGCAGCGCGCCCGCATCGCTGGCCACCTCGTCATCCACGATGACCGTGCGGCCGCCGACCAACAGCGGGCAGAGCATCTGCCACACGGAGATGTCGAAGCACTGCGAGGCATTCTGGACGACCGCGTCCCCCGCCTTCAGCCCCAGGTCGTGGTTCTTGGCGCTCAGGTGATTGAGCATGCCGAGGTGCTCGATCATCGCGCCCTTGGGCGTGCCGGTGGAGCCCGAGGTGAAGAAGACGTAGGCCAGGTCGGAGAGGCGGGCGGGCCGTGACGGCACCAGCGCCACCGGCGCGGCCTCGAGCACGTCCTCGATGACGATGACGCGCGGTTGCGCCGCCCCCGCGGCGTGCGCGAGTTCCTGGGCCACCAGGGCATAGGCCCGGGACACCACGATGATCCGGCTCCGGCTCTGCTGGAGGAACTCGAGGTGGCGGCTCACGGGGTGTTTCGGGTTGAGCGGAATGTAGGCGCCGCCCGCGTAGAAGATGCCCACCACCGCGCTGAGCAGATCGATGCCGCGGTCGGCCAGCAGCAGCACCAGGTCATCGGCGGCCACCCCGGCGCGCAGCACCACCGCGGCGAGCTGCCTGGAGCGCTCGTCCAGTTGGGCGTAGGTGACGCGCTCGGCGCCGGACACGGCCGCGATGGCATCGGGCGTCGCGCGGGCCTGCTCGGCGATGAGCTCGTGCGCGCAGCGCGCGGGCAGCGGATGAGCGGTCTGGTTCCACTCCGTCACCAGCTGGTGCTGCTCCTCCCGCGTCAGCATCGGGAGCGTGGAGATCGGCTGCGCCGCATCCGCGGTGACCGCCGCGAGCAGGGTGCGGTAGTGCGCCAGCAGGCGCTCCATCGTCGAGGCGTCGAACAGGTCGGAGTTGAACTCGAGGTTGAAGGTCAGCGAATCCGCCGCCTCGGCGACCGCCAGCGTCAGGTCGAACTTCGCCGTGTGGTTCTCCAGCAGCAACGGGCGCCACGTCAGGCCCTGGAGCTCGATCACCGACGTCGAGGCGTTGTCCATGGTGAACACGGCCTGGAACAGCGGCGAGTGGCTCAGGCTGCGCTCGGGCTGGAACACCTCGACCAGCTTCTCGAAGGGGACGTCCTGGTGGGCGTAGGCCTCGAGCGTGGTGGCGCGGATGCGCTCCAGCAGGGCCTGGAAGCTGGGGGCGCCCGACAGGTCCGAGCGGATCGGCAGCGTGTTGACGAAGAAGCCGATGAGCCCCTGGAACTCCGCCTGGGCGCGGCCGGCCACCGGCACGCCGAGCACGATGTCCTCCTGGCCGGAGTAGCGGTGCAGGAGCACCTTGAAGGCGGCCAGCAGCGTCATGAACAGGGTCGTGCCCGAGCGCTGGCCCAGCCGCCGCAACTCCTCGAGGAGCGCCGGCTCGACCGTCACCGACAGCGTCTCGCCCCGGTAGGTCTGCACGCTGGGACGGGGCCGATCGGTCGGCAGGTTCAGCACCGGCAGCTCACCGTCCAGCCGCGTCCGCCAGTAGGCGAGCTGGCTGTCCAGGAGGCTGCCCTGAATCCAGGAGCGCTGCCACGCGGCGTAGTCGGCGTACTGGAACGTCAGGGGCTCGAGCCGGGGCGTCTGGCCATTGACGAGCCCGTTGTACAGCGCGGACACCTCCTGGATGAGCACGCCGATGGACCACCCGTCGGACACGATGTGGTGCATGTTGACGAGCAGGACGTGCTCCTGTGCGTCCAGCCTGTACAGCAGGGCGCGCAGGAGCGGGCCGGTGCGCAGGTCGAACGGACGGGAGGCATCGGCCGAGCCCAGCCGGATCGCCTCGTCGAACCGCCGCGGCTGCGGAAGCTCCGTCAGGTCCACCGGGTGCAGCGCGAACGGCATCTCGGGGTGGATGCGCTGGAACGGCTCCCCATCGTCATGCTCGAACGTGGTGCGCAGCGCCTCGTGGCGCCGCACGACCTCGGTGAACGCCTGCTCGAGCACCTCGGACTTCAGCGGGCCCTGGAGGTGGAGCGCCGCCGGGATGTTGTACATCGCGCTGTCGGGCTCGAGCTGGGTGAGGAACCACAGCCGCTGCTGCGCGAAGGAGAGCGGCAGTCGGCCGTCGCGCGGCGCGTGGGACACCGGCGGCAGGGGCAGCTCGTCCGCGGCCCGCCGCGCCACGTCGATGTGCCGGGCCAGGCCCGCGAGGGTCGGCGTCTCGAACAGCACCCGGAGCGGGATTTCGACCTGGAACACCTTGCGTAGCTGGGAGAGCACCTGGATGGCGCGCAGGGAGTGCCCGCCAATCTCGAAGAAGCTCTGGTTGCGGCCGATCCGGTCGTGCCCCAGCACCTGCGCCCAGATGCTGGCCAGGAGTTCCTCCGTCGGCGTCTGCGGCGGCGCGAGGCCCTCCTCCACCGGCCGGGCGTCCAGCGCTCGCGACGCCAGCGCCCGCCGATCGACCTTGCCGTTCGAGGTCAGCGGGAGCTCCTCCAGGAGCTGCAGGAAGGACGGCACCATGTAGGGCGGGAGCTGGCCCTTGAGGTGCTCGATGAGCCGCCGCTCGGCGCCTTGGGTCGCTCCGTCCAGCGCCGCGAACGCCACCAGCGCCGGGTCCCCCTGCTTCTTCTCCACGGTGATGACCGCGCACTCGCGCACCCCCGGCGCGCCGGCCAGCACCGTCTCGATCTCCTCCAGCTCGATGCGGAAGCCGCGGATCTTCACCTGATGATCGATGCGGCCCAGGAACACCAGGGTGCCGTCGCGCAGGTAGCGCACCAGGTCGCCGGTGCGGTACAGGCGCGCGCCGGGGGTCCGGGAGAACGGATCCGGCACGAACCGCTCCGCCGTCAGCTCGGGACGGTCGGCATAGCCGCGAGCCACGCCCACGCCGCCGATGTACAGCTCGCCCGGCACGCCCACGGGCACCGGCTCCATCGCGCGGTTGAGCACGTAGAGCTGGGTGTTGGCGATGGGCCGACCGATGGGGACCTGCCCCTGCAACGTCCCCCCCGCGGGCACCTCGTGGATGCAGCAGCCCACCACCGTCTCGGTCGGGCCGTATTCGTTGATGAGCCGGGTGGCTGGGGCGTGGGTCCGCCAGAACTCGAGCTGCTCGGCCGACAGCGCCTCACCACCAATCACCAGCACCCGGGCGGAGCCAGCGGCCGACTCGGGCGTGAGCTCATGCTCGAGCAGGGTCAGGTGGGCAGGCGTCAGCTTGAGCAGGCTGAAGTCCGAATCCGCGCGCAGCCAGGAGGCCAGCCCGGTGCCACTGGCCTGCTCATCACACAGCACCACGCGCTTGCCGGACAGCAGCGGCGTGAGCAGGCTGGTGACCGTCAGGTCGAAGCTCAGCGGCGACTGGACCGGAGCGCCCTGCCCTCCCGAGCCGTAGTAGCCCAGGCCCCAGTGGAGGTAGTTGACGAGCCCCTGGTGGGCGATCATCACGCCCTTGGGCCGGCCCGTCGAGCCGGAGGTGTAGAGGATGTAGGCCAGATTGCCAGGCTGGGCCAGTGGCTCGGGGTTGGCGTCCGACTCGTACCCGAGCTCCTCCTCCATCGCGTCGAGGTAGAGCGCCTGGACCGCCACTTCCGGCAGGCGCTCGGCCAGCGAGAGGCGCGACAGCACCACCGGCATCCGCGCCTCGGTGATGACGTGCGCGAGCCGGCCCTTCGGGTATGAGGGCTCGAGCGGCACATAGGCGCCACCGGCCTTCAAGACGGCGAGCAGGCCGACGAGCTGCTCGACCGAGCGCTCCAGATGCAGGCCCACCGGGACGTCGGGGCCCACGCCCAGCGAGCGGAGGTAGTGCGCCAGCCGGTTGGCCTGACGATTCAGCTCCTCATAGGTGAGCGCCCGCGTGCCGTCGGTGACCGCGATCGCCTGGGGGACCTGGGCGGCCTGTGCCTCGAACAGGGCCGGAACGCACACGTCGAGCGGGGCGTCCGTGGCGGTGTCATTCCAGCCGGACAGGAGCTGCTGGCGCTCGGGCCCGGACAGCAGCGGGATGGCCTCGATGCGGGTCTCGGGCCGCGCCACGACAGCCTCCAGCACCCGCAGGTAGTGGCCCGCCATTCGCGCGATCGTCGCCTCGTCGAACAGGGACGTGCGGTACTCGAGGGTGCCGACCAGCTCCTGGCCCCCCTCCATCATCGACAGCGTCACGTCGAACTTGGAGGTGCCGCGCTCGAACTCCAGCAGACGGGCCTCGACCTCGCCCAGCAGCCGCCCCGCGAGCGGTGGGGCGTCCATGTGGAACACCACCTCGAACAGCGGGTTGCCGCCATCGCGGCGGTCGGGCTGCACCGCCTCCACCAGCTGCTCGAACGGCAGTTCCTGGTGCTCGAAGGCCGCGACCGTCACCCGGCGCACCCGCTCGAGCAGCTCCCGGAAGGTGGGGTTGCCCGAGAGATCGGTGGACAGGGAGAGCATGTTGACGAAGAAGCCGATCAGCTGCTCCGTCTCGAGCCGGTTGCGGCCGGCGATGGGGGAGCCCACGAGGACCCGCGGCACATCCGTGTAGCGGTGGAGCAGGACCTTGAAGGCGGCGAGCAGCACCATGTACAGCGTGACGTTCTGCTGCCGGCTCAGCGCCCGGAGCGATTCGGCGAGTGGGGCGGGCACCTGGAACGTATGGAACGCACCGGCGGCGCTCGGACGCGCGGAGCGTGGCCGGTCGGTGGGCAGCTGCAAGAGCACCGGCTCGGCGCCAAGCTGCTCACGCCAGTGGGCAACCAGGCCCTCGAGCCGCGCGCCGGAGAGCCGCTCGCGCTGCCAGCGGGCGAAGTCGGCGTACTGGATGGGCAGCGGGGGCAGCGGAGCGGGCTGACCGGCCGTGAACGCCTGGTAGAGCTGGCCGAGTTCGCGCACGAGCACGTCCGTGGACCAGGCGTCCGAGGCGATGTGGTGCATCGTGATCAACAGCACGTGCTCGTCCGGCCCCAGCCGGAGCAGCTCCGCCCGCAGCATCGGCGGCTGTGACAGATTGAAGGGCTTCTTCGCCTCGAGCTCCGCGCGTCGGCGAACCTCGGCCTCCCGCGCTCGCGGCTCCATCCCGCCCAGGTCCGTCACCGGGAGCGAGAACGCGAAGGCGGTCGACACCTGCTGGCTGGGCTGCCCGTTCACCTCGACGATGCGGGTGCGCAGCGACTCATGCCGGTGGATGACCTCGCGCAGGCCGCGCTCCAGGGCATCGGCATCCAGCCGCCCCGTGAGGCGCAGCGCGGCAGGAATGTTGTAGGCGGATCCGCCAGGCTCCAGGGTGTCCATGAACCACAGGCGCTGCTGTCCGAAGGACAGAGGCGCCGTCCTCGCCTGCTCGGCGCGAGCGCTCAGCGCTTTCCGGAGGAGCGCCCTCTTCTGTTCCAGGGTGGAAGCATCAGAGGGCGGGTTCTTGTTGCTCATCGAGTTCCCCCAAGAGTCGTGTATGGCGGTGCGAGACCGCAGTGGTCGCGGAAGATGAAAGAACGAGGATCCGTAACCCAGACGAGATGCGGGCAGAAGCAGAACCCGCGGACCCGCCACGATTCAGCGGGTGGCCCGGAAAAGGCCTCGTTGTCGTCACGTGGGACGGATGTTTGTCACGAACCTGAGCAGTGACACCCGGAGGCATCCAGCATACCCTGCCGCCAGGCACGGCCTCCGCATGCTGGCTCCGAGAGGGCCCTGCGCGCCCCTACCCCGAGAGCACGAGATGATGGACCCGAGATGGGAATGGGCGCTCCCGATTCGCGAGGCACACCTGCAGGAGAAGCTGCTGGGCCGCTACACCCTGGCGAGCCTCGAGCGCAAGGAGTGGTGGGACCTCTACCTCCGGGAGTTGGCGCCCCACTTTCCGGAGGAGTTGTTCTTCTCGTTGGAGGGTCTGCTCAGCGAGCATGAGCGTCAAGCCAGGAAACGGGTGATAGAGGCCCAAGGCGCAGCCCCTTGGGTGGACTACTGGTGCATCCGGGACGGCGAGCACGTGGCGGCCATGTTCCTGGGCCGTCAGCAGCGGGAAGATGTGTACCTGATGGACCTGAGCATCGTCCACCCAGATGCTCGCCGGAAGGGGCTTTATAGCGCCCTCATCCAACGGCTCATCTCCTATACCCGTGCATTGGGCTTTCACCGCATCCTGAGCAGCCACGCCCCCAGCAACAACCCCGTCATCATCGCCAAGCTCAAACAGGGTTTCAGCATCACGGGCCTGGAGATTGACGCGGAAGTCGGCCCCAACCTGCTCTTGACCTACTTCCACAATCCAGAGCAGAAACGCGCCTACGAGTACCGCTGTGGGGGAACCCATCTGAGCAAGCGCATGGTCGAGAGCTCGCAGGGCAGCTTTGCGCGGCTCCAAAGCAGCATTGCAAAGGCTACGGGCGACTAAGACGGCCTCATCCCGTTGACCCGCAGTCTCCAACCGCAACCTGCCGTGCCCGGTACCAACCGGCTGGCATGATGGATGTGCGATGGAAGCGAAAACACCAGGAAGGCCACCGGCTCGAGCCGAGCACCTCGAGCGGGGGGAGCATGCAACGACCACCCGGACCGGGTACGGAAGCTCCATCGCCCATCACGGGGAGATCCTGCAGGGCGTGTTCGAGCTCTCTCCGGGACAGCTGGAGCGCGCCCTCGTCACCCTCCCCTGTCCGCTCTTCAGCGCGCATGCCGTTTTCACTCCGGACGACAGCGGAACCCTGGCCCTGGAGCCCTACTGGAAGGTCAAGGCCCGGCTGGCGGCCCAGACAACCCTGGCGGCCCATGGGCTGGAGCACAAGGGGGGCCGCCTCGTCGTGAAGAGCGAGATCCCCATCCGCTGGGGCCTCGGCTCCTCCACCAGCGACGTCATCGCCACCATCATCGCCGTGGCGGACGCCTTCTCCCTGTTGCTCCAGCCCGAGCAGATCGCCTCGCTGGCGGTCGATGCCGAGGCGGCCTCTGACTCCCTGATGTTCGGGGATCGCACCGTGCTCTTCGCGCACCGGCGCGGGTACGTCGTGGAGGAGCTGGGCGGCCCCCTCCCGCCGCTCGACGTGCTCGGGTTCAACACGGATCCGACCGGCAAGGGGGTCGACACCGTGGAGTTCGCGCCCGCGCGCTACAACCGGTCGGAGATCGAGATGCTCCAGCCGTTGCCCGGGCTGCTCCGGCGTGCGCTGCGGGAGGGAGACCCCCGCGGGGTGGGCAGGGTCGCCACGGCCAGTGCGCGCATCAACCAGCGGCACCTGCCCATCCCGAGGTTCGACGCCCTCCTGGCGCTGGCGGAGACCGTCCACTCCGTGGGTCTCCAGGTCGCCCACAGCGGCACCGTCGTCGGGCTCCTCTTCGACGCCAACGATGCCAGGAAGAGCGCGGGCATCCAGAAGGCGCGGACGCTGCTTCGCGAGTCTGGGATAGAGCAGACCTGGCACTTCCGCACATGACCCTCCGCCCCCCTTCACACTGATCTCATCATGGACAATCAGGGACGACGCTCCCGCTCCCGGCTCCGCACCGTCCTGCGCGGGCTCTTCCTCCTCTTGCTGGTCCTCGTGGGCGCGCTCGGACTGGGCGGCTATGTCCTGACGAAGCGGCAGGGCCTCCGCTACGAGGCCCAGGTCACTCCGGCCGGGGCGCGCGTGTCCTTCGATGGCCACGGCATCCCCACCGCCGAGGCCCCGGACTGGAGCACGCTGCTGCGCGCCCAGGGCTACCTGCACGCCGGCGAGCGGCTCTGGCAGATGGACCTGATGCGCCGACAAGGCGCCGGACGCCTCTCGGAGTGGTTTGGCGAGGCGGCGTTCCCGAGCGACGAGCGGCGCCATCAGGAAGACTGGGAGGGGGTCGCCTCGCGTGCCGCCGAGAGCCTCCCGCCCGGGGAGCGGCGGGAGTGCGAGGACTATGCGGAAGGCGTCAACCAGTTCATCCGCGAGCACCGCTGGGGGGCCGGTATCGAGTACGTGCTGCTGGGAGTCCAGCCCGAGCCCTGGCGGTGCCAGGACAGCCTGCTCGTGTTGATGTCGGTGGCCGAGGCGCTCAGCGCGGAATCCTTCCAGGACATCCGGAGGAACTACTACCACCAGCGCCTTCCCGAGGACTGGGAGCGCTTCCTGTACCCCGACGTCCACCCCTGGAATCACCCGCTGTTCGAGGGGGACTCGCAGCCCCTCCCCTCGCTCCCGGAGCCAGGGAACTACCTGCCCGCGACCCCGATCGACGCCGTGCAGCTGGGCTCCCGGGTCGAGCGGCCCTCGCCCATCGGCAGCAACGGCTGGACCTGGCGGGATGGCACCAGCGCCTTCCTGGCCAATGACCCGCACCTCGAGCAGTCGGTTCCACAGCTCTGGTACGCCATCCGCCTCAAGCGCTCGCCCGAGGACTGGGTGGTGGGCGCCAGCATCCCCGGCCTTCCGGGCGTCGTGCTGGGCATGAACCCCCACTTCGCCTGGGGCGTGACCAGCCTGGGGGAGGACATCGACGACCTCCTGGTGGAGAAGCTGTCGCCCGACGGCGCGTCCTATCTGGCGGAGGTGGTCGAGGGCCGCGAGGTGTGGCGCCCGCTCCAGCGGAAGGACTCGCGGGTCAAGGTCCGGGGCGGTGAGGAGCGCACCGTGCACGGCCTGGCGACCCATCGGGGGCCGCTGCTGCGCCGGCCGGAACTCGGGGACCAGGCCTACTCCCGTCAGTGGTTGCCCCTGAAGGAGGGAACGCTGCGGCTCCCGCTCCTCGCGCTCGCCCAGGCACGTGACTGGCAATCCTTCAACACCGTGATGGACGGCTTCACCGTGCCCGCGGTGAACGTCCTGTGGATCGATCGCCAGGGCAACATGGGCTACCGGGCCACGGGGCTCACGGTGGAGCGGCGGAGCACGGGGCTCCTGCCGCAGCCGGCCGTGGCGGGGGAATGGAAGGGAATCCGTCCGGGCTCGGAGCGCCCGCGGCTCTACCGGCCGGTGGCCACCAGCCCAGGCACCTCCGACGCGCTGGTCAGCGCCAATCAGCGGGTCTGGCCGGATCGGTTCGGGGCGTACTGGGGCAGCGACGAGCGCGCGGACCGGATCCAAACCCTGCTGGGCACGGGCGCGGCCCTGTCGCCCACCGACATGGAGCGGATGCAGCTGGACACCTACAGCCGCTACCACCACGAGCTCGCCCGGTGGATGGTGAAGCACGCGCGGCCACGGAACGACGCCGAGCGAGCCCTCCTCACGCAGTGGCGGGGCTGGGACGGGAGCGCCGAGCATGCACCGGCCACCTTCACGGAGGTGGCCTTCGCCGAACGTCAGTTCGTCACGCTGCTGCTCGACCGTGTCCGCGCGCGCTATCAGTTGACGGCGGAGGAGCGCTCCCAGACGCGCTACAGCGCCTACCTGCAGTCGGCCTGGGTGCTCACGCTTCTGGAGAACGAGGGGAGTCTGAGGGTCTTCGGCCTGACGGATGACGCGCTCGCCACCGCCCTGCTGGACCGGGTCCTCCAGTCCCGGGAGGCTGGCAAGCTCCAGCCCTACCCCGAGAAGAACGCCTGGGGCGCGCAGCACCCCTTCGCGGAGGAGATTCCCGTCCTCGGCGACCTGTTCCGCGTCGAGAGCTTCCCCCAGGTGGGTTACGAGGG
Above is a window of Cystobacter fuscus DNA encoding:
- a CDS encoding penicillin acylase family protein → MDNQGRRSRSRLRTVLRGLFLLLLVLVGALGLGGYVLTKRQGLRYEAQVTPAGARVSFDGHGIPTAEAPDWSTLLRAQGYLHAGERLWQMDLMRRQGAGRLSEWFGEAAFPSDERRHQEDWEGVASRAAESLPPGERRECEDYAEGVNQFIREHRWGAGIEYVLLGVQPEPWRCQDSLLVLMSVAEALSAESFQDIRRNYYHQRLPEDWERFLYPDVHPWNHPLFEGDSQPLPSLPEPGNYLPATPIDAVQLGSRVERPSPIGSNGWTWRDGTSAFLANDPHLEQSVPQLWYAIRLKRSPEDWVVGASIPGLPGVVLGMNPHFAWGVTSLGEDIDDLLVEKLSPDGASYLAEVVEGREVWRPLQRKDSRVKVRGGEERTVHGLATHRGPLLRRPELGDQAYSRQWLPLKEGTLRLPLLALAQARDWQSFNTVMDGFTVPAVNVLWIDRQGNMGYRATGLTVERRSTGLLPQPAVAGEWKGIRPGSERPRLYRPVATSPGTSDALVSANQRVWPDRFGAYWGSDERADRIQTLLGTGAALSPTDMERMQLDTYSRYHHELARWMVKHARPRNDAERALLTQWRGWDGSAEHAPATFTEVAFAERQFVTLLLDRVRARYQLTAEERSQTRYSAYLQSAWVLTLLENEGSLRVFGLTDDALATALLDRVLQSREAGKLQPYPEKNAWGAQHPFAEEIPVLGDLFRVESFPQVGYEGLVRVETPVYGATVRLVWDLAHPERSTWLFPTGQSGHIGSPHFRSMQRDWAGGTTRAPVFEEPSAWGLSRAK
- a CDS encoding GNAT family N-acetyltransferase — translated: MMDPRWEWALPIREAHLQEKLLGRYTLASLERKEWWDLYLRELAPHFPEELFFSLEGLLSEHERQARKRVIEAQGAAPWVDYWCIRDGEHVAAMFLGRQQREDVYLMDLSIVHPDARRKGLYSALIQRLISYTRALGFHRILSSHAPSNNPVIIAKLKQGFSITGLEIDAEVGPNLLLTYFHNPEQKRAYEYRCGGTHLSKRMVESSQGSFARLQSSIAKATGD